In Lodderomyces elongisporus chromosome 1, complete sequence, a genomic segment contains:
- the ERG10 gene encoding erg10, acetyl-CoA C-acetyltransferase: protein MPSSTPVYIVSAARTPIGSFQGGLSSLSYADLGAHAVKAALDKVPQIKPEQVDEIVFGGVLQANVGQAPARQVALKAGLSNSVVASTINKVCASGMKATIIGAQNIICGTSDIVVVGGAESMSNTPYYLPSGRSGARYGDASIVDGIQKDGLLDVYSSKLMGVAAEKCAADQNISREQQDDFAISSYKKAQAAAADGKFDNEIAPITIKGVRGKPDVTISQDEEVKNLNEEKLRSARTVFQKENGTVTAPNASKLNDGGAALILVSEAKLKELGLKPLAKIIGWGEAARDPIDFTIAPALAVPKALKHANVPQDKVDYFEFNEAFSVVGVANTKLCNIPLDIVNAYGGAVAMGHPLGCSGARIIVTLLSVLSQEGGKIGCAGICNGGGGASAIVIEKIDPETKL from the coding sequence ATGCCTTCCTCAACACCTGTATACATTGTTTCAGCGGCACGTACTCCTATCGGTTCTTTCCAAGGTGGATTATCCTCCTTGCTGTATGCTGATTTGGGTGCACATGCTGTCAAAGCAGCTTTAGATAAAGTTCCCCAAATCAAGCCAGAACAAGTTGACGAGATTGTTTTTGGAGGTGTCTTGCAAGCCAACGTTGGTCAAGCACCAGCAAGACAAGTTGCCTTGAAAGCAGGCTTGAGTAATAGTGTTGTTGCCTCTACAATCAACAAAGTGTGTGCCTCCGGTATGAAGGCCACCATTATCGGTGCTCAAAACATTATTTGCGGTACCAGtgacattgttgttgttggtggtgcgGAGTCCATGTCCAACACTCCCTACTACTTGCCATCTGGAAGAAGCGGTGCTAGATACGGTGATGCATCCATCGTTGATGGAATCCAAAAGGACGGTTTGTTGGATGTCTACAGCAGCAAATTGATGGGTGTTGCTGCTGAGAAATGTGCCGCTGACCAAAACATCTCTAGAGAACAACAAGATGATTTCGCCATTAGTTCCTACAAGAAAGCCCAAGCTGCAGCCGCAGACGGTAAATTCGATAATGAAATTGCACCAATCACAATCAAAGGTGTAAGAGGTAAACCTGATGTCACTATCAGTCAAGATGAAGAGGTGAAGAATttgaatgaagaaaaacttAGATCCGCTAGAACCGTGTtccaaaaggaaaatggtACAGTTACTGCTCCAAATGCAAGTAAATTGAACGATGGTGGTGCTGCATTGATTTTGGTATCAGAGGCTAAATTGAAAGAGTTGGGTTTGAAACCTTTGGCCAAGATTATTGGCTGGGGTGAAGCTGCAAGAGACCCAATTGATTTCACAATTGCCCCTGCCTTGGCAGTGCCAAAGGCATTGAAACACGCAAATGTTCCACAAGATAAGGTTGACTATTTTGAGTTCAACGAAGCTTTCTCCGTTGTCGGTGTCGCCAACACCAAGCTTTGTAACATTCCATTGGACATTGTCAATGCTTATGGTGGTGCTGTAGCTATGGGTCACCCATTGGGTTGTTCTGGTGCTAGAATTATTGTCACCTTGTTGTCTGTGTTGTCACAAGAGGGCGGAAAGATTGGTTGTGCTGGTATttgtaatggtggtggtggtgcatCTGCTATCGTCATTGAAAAAATCGACCctgaaacaaaattataa
- the gsk3 gene encoding glycogen synthase kinase 3 (BUSCO:EOG09262KXK), with amino-acid sequence MVNIKNIDYEFLEEKFQMHKYYPQYIHNQEISTPVLRDLIVDKPIYADANKHVKRGTKQKKKNKQNQKPSETLKESRRLRREQKEEFKTLKKENRQEQKELKKEHREERRELRNQQKENKQSYNGHFMQKVNSLSTANGGSNQTETNAGQCNPYQMKTRYGQGLGLGSGLGLETDMGMSKSNSENFQMKLASEAPIPESEFIEFHNPDNNTEEEEEQYKRGGDVGYTYDEDSKTDCAPLDHTYDYDSEKTEVEDDFNPLAFKNPFNVANTTQIAPPTTSMSKSSSLSIDNGHNHSLNYNYGYGYGQGQGQGQGPKSRNNSINFPNSTMMQTSHSQIIPNRRSSSITLLNNSQNASLNRHNSFTGNHNTAMHNVGSNKSHNSTTMQTRKSSSLTNRFMNMFTRDNNDSQNCELQEDTDNPYTSFGDFSAEHSSGGGELMNRKGSVVSHKPNQTINYNLGNNLNAPKNEQAKQQQQLLQQQQQQQKSSQFSFYPLEKSSSFDQTKSAKTSLKNKLKMKLSNETGRRYSEQFEVVTENVTNGHTGEMQTIQYTQSQMVGHGSFGVVFQTQIMPTNEICAMKRVLQDKRFKNRELQIMKLVHHRNIADLKYFFYTNNDKNELYLNLILEFVPETLYKASHYYVSKRLSMPPLEIKLYTYQMFRALNYIHSQGICHRDIKPQNLLINPATGELKLCDFGSAKILNPSEPNVSYICSRYYRAPELIFGATNYTTKIDVWSAGCVMAELILGQPLFPGESGIDQLVEIIKILGTPSKEQIKNMNPNYMEHRFPQIKPIPLNKIFKKMPADCIQFLIRVLQYSPIDRISCIEALCDAYFNELRVQTTQLPNYRKLFSQNMHQSSSGHTSNAAQYQLYNSQPDMKPLPELFDFDDRELSVEPQLNSTLVPDWAKGHLRLKQDISSLSEFVPMTEEELKVTLE; translated from the exons ATGGTCAATATAAAGAATATCGACTATGAGTTTTTGGAAGAGAAATTCCAAATGCACAAATACTATCCACAATACATTCACAATCAAGAAATATCAACACCAGTGTTGCGCGACTTGATAGTTGACAAGCCAATATACGCTGATGCCAATAAACACGTCAAGAGAGGcacaaagcaaaagaagaaaaacaaacaaaaccaaaaacctTCAGAAACATTGAAAGAATCCAGAAGATTGAGAagagagcaaaaagaagaatttaaaactttgaagaaggaaaatagacaagaacaaaaggagttgaaaaaggaacaccgcgaagaaagaagagaattaagaaatcaacaaaagGAGAATAAACAAAGCTACAACGGCCACTTTATGCAAAAAGTAAATAGCCTTAGCACAGCAAATGGCGGGTCCAACCAAACCGAAACAAATGCTGGCCAATGTAATCCATATCAGATGAAAACAAGATATGGCCAAGGTTTAGGACTAGGGTCAGGATTAGGATTGGAGACTGATATGGGCATGTCCAAATCAAACTCAGAGaattttcaaatgaaaCTTGCTAGCGAGGCACCTATACCAGAATCAGAATTTATTGAGTTTCACAACCCCGACAACAAcactgaagaagaagaagagcaatATAAAAGAGGAGGAGATGTTGGTTATACTTATGATGAGGATAGTAAAACTGATTGTGCTCCGTTGGATCATACATATGACTATGACAGTGAGAAAACCGAGGTTGAAGATGACTTCAATCCACTTGCATTTAAAAATCCATTTAATGTGGCCAATACCACCCAGATTGCTCCACCCACAACTTCCATGTCGAAGTCATCTTCACTAAGTATTGACAATGGTCACAACCATAGTTTGAATTATAATTACGGCTATGGTTACggacaaggacaaggacaaggacaaggacCGAAATCAAGAAACAACTCTATAAATTTCCCAAATCTGACAATGATGCAAACTTCACACCTGCAAATTATACCTAATCGTCGATCATCTTCAATTACATTGTTGAATAATAGTCAAAATGCTTCATTAAACAGACACAATAGCTTTACAGGTAATCACAACACGGCAATGCATAATGTGGGCAGTAACAAGAGCCACAACTCAACAACTATGCAGACTAGAAAATCGTCATCTTTAACAAACAGGTTTATGAATATGTTTACTAGAGACAATAACGACTCACAAAACTGTGAGTTGCAAGAGGACACGGATAATCCATACACTTCATTTGGCGACTTTTCTGCTGAACATAGTAGTGGAGGTGGTGAGTTGATGAACAGAAAAGGGTCAGTAGTACTGCACAAACCCAATCAGACAATAAATTATAATTTGGGAAACAACTTAAACGCACCAAAAAATGAGCAGgcgaagcagcaacaacaactactacaacagcaacagcaacagcaaaagaGCAGTCAGTTTTCGTTCTATCCACTTGAGAAATCCAGCTCTTTTGATCAAACTAAAAGTGCAAAGACTTCGttaaagaataaattaaaGATGAAGTTGTCCAATGAAACTGGGAGAAGATACAGCGAACAATTTG AAGTTGTTACAGAAAATGTCACAAACGGCCACACGGGCGAAATGCAAACGATTCAGTACACTCAATCACAAATGGTTGGCCATGGCTCGTTTGGTGTAGTGTTTCAAACCCAGATTATGCCGACAAATGAGATTTGCGCCATGAAGCGTGTCTTGCAAGATAAGCGTTTCAAGAATAGAGAGTTGCAGATTATGAAGTTGGTGCATCACCGAAATATTGCCGACCTTAAGTACTTTTTCTATACAAACAATGACAAAAATGAGTTGTATTTAAACCTCATATTGGAGTTTGTTCCGGAGACATTGTACAAGGCAAGCCACTATTATGTATCCAAGAGATTGAGCATGCCGCCATTGGAAATCAAGTTGTACACATACCAAATGTTTAGAGCATTAAACTATATACACTCCCAAGGAATATGCCATAGAGATATCAAGCCTCAAAACTTGTTGATAAACCCAGCTACAGGTGAGTTGAAATTGTGCGATTTTGGCTCCGCAAAGATTTTGAACCCACTGGAACCTAATGTGTCGTACATTTGCTCTCGTTATTATAGAGCCCCTGAGCTAATCTTTGGCGCAACAAATTACACAACAAAGATTGACGTATGGAgtgctggttgtgttatGGCAGAATTAATTTTGGGCCAGCCGCTTTTCCCTGGTGAATCTGGTATTGACCAGTTGGTGGAGATTATAAAGATTTTGGGAACACCGTCAAAGGAACAAATCAAGAATATGAACCCAAACTATATGGAGCACAGATTCCCGCAGATCAAACCTATTCCTTTGAACAAAATATTCAAGAAGATGCCAGCGGACTGTATTCAATTCCTCATTAGAGTGTTACAATATAGTCCTATTGATAGAATTTCGTGCATTGAAGCGTTGTGTGATGCATATTTCAACGAATTGAGAGTGCAAACTACACAATTGCCCAACTACCGCAAATTGTTTTCGCAAAATATGCATCAGAGCAGTAGCGGACACACGTCAAATGCGGCTCAATACCAATTGTACAATTCGCAACCTGATATGAAACCACTTCCCGAgttgtttgattttgatgataGAGAACTTAGTGTAGAGCCGCAGTTGAACAGTACATTGGTACCAGACTGGGCTAAAGGTCATTTACGATTGAAACAGGATATCTCGAGTCTAAGTGAGTTTGTGCCCATGACTGAGGAAGAATTAAAAGTTACCCTAGAGTAG